GCTTTTTTGGCAAACTTGCGAAGAATGCGGTCAATTACATCGGCATTCAAGAACCTTCGTTCTAACAAGTCTGGACTATTCGACTTTACCGGCCTAAAGAGTGGGCCCTCGAAGTCCTGACCGTGGCCGGCGGCTTCAAGATATTCGCGAATTCTCTGTGCGCCTTTAGGATGAATAGCAAGTGAGTGCTCATCCCCCCCCTTACGGACAAGGCGAAGTGAGGGATATCCGGCGTTGGTATGAAGTGAATCTACTTTGAGACTGGCAATCTCTGAACGCCTGCAATCGACTTGGAAGCCGACCGACAGAATCGCTCGGTCGCGAAGTCCAGCAAGGGTGTCTGATTCGGGCGCGTCGAGTATCGCCCTGGCTTCCTTTGGGGAAAATGCGGCCATTGTCCCCTTCTTGCGGTTAATGCGCGGCCTTTTGATTTCTCTTACAGGATTAATGTCTGCGGCTCGAACATGCACAAGATGATTAAAGAGACTGGAGAGCGCTGCCAAGCGGCGGCGAATCGTTGACGGCTTGGCGTTTTGGTCTTTCATCGCGTGCTGCCAGGCAATGACGGCCGCCCGGTCAACCTGGCGCAAATCTTCGCGAGAACTAATACCGATGGTCTTTACAAAATGAGGTGCGTCTTCGCGGTAATCTCGGCGAGTCTGCTCACTCTGCTGTGAAGCAAGCCAGAGCTCTTCTTCCGGAATTGCAGAC
The genomic region above belongs to Candidatus Zixiibacteriota bacterium and contains:
- a CDS encoding tyrosine-type recombinase/integrase — translated: MSSRTLHASIRKKQSGITVTTLNLLSAIPEEELWLASQQSEQTRRDYREDAPHFVKTIGISSREDLRQVDRAAVIAWQHAMKDQNAKPSTIRRRLAALSSLFNHLVHVRAADINPVREIKRPRINRKKGTMAAFSPKEARAILDAPESDTLAGLRDRAILSVGFQVDCRRSEIASLKVDSLHTNAGYPSLRLVRKGGDEHSLAIHPKGAQRIREYLEAAGHGQDFEGPLFRPVKSNSPDLLERRFLNADVIDRILRKFAKKALGVDRGYSAHSMRATFITTALENGANLEDVQEAVGHADPSTTKLYDRRGYNPEKAASFFANY